The Raphanus sativus cultivar WK10039 chromosome 6, ASM80110v3, whole genome shotgun sequence sequence GAGAGGATCTATGAAGGGATTCAGAAGGCTCTTCAGGAGCTTAATCCAAGAAGGAGACTCATCTTCTATGCTCTTTATAAATAGTAAGCTTCACTGacaattaaacatattttaagaacttgctttaaacaaaataattctTTCACTAAAACATGAAAATAGCATTTTCTTAAATCTTTGAAGGAGCTAAttttttgaggaaaaaaaaaactatttttatatatcgaTGGGCGTCTATCAGCATTTTCATAACGATGCACACCAACGATAAATTACTATAGTTTTGCACATTGTCTAAATGTTCATGGatcaaaaaaatcatttacAAGAAGAATGTACTACTTCTGTAGTTAACAATTATAAGTTCTATTGGCACAAGAAAAACTTAAAAGAGTTTTACTTAAAGCGAAAAGAACCTCTTCGGGTATCTcgtaataattaatatttttatgcagCAAACTTGCGTGGATGAATCGTGGGTACTCTCACAGCAAAGCTTCACCCATGGCTGACTTCTTAGCTTTCAGAAAGGTTAATAACAATATGATAATGGTTTTTGCTTCATATTTGGGATTGTTTGTTCTTTGATCCTTACATGTAGCTAGCCAACATTTGACGTTTGTTTCTTGCATTAAAGATTAGAAAACAGTTAGGAGGTCGACTCCGGTTATTAGTATCTGGTGGAGCACCACTGAGTCCTGAGATCGAAGAGTTCTTGAGAGTTACTTCTTGTTGCTTCGTCATCCAAGGCTATGGTATAGACCTCACATTTGAAATTATAGGTTTTTTCCTTTGTTCCTTGCTTCCCAAGGAAAGTCAATGTTGCTATGAATGTTTTGCATTAGGTCTAACCGAGACGCTTGGAGGAACAACATTAGGCTATCCGGACGAGATGTGTATGCTGGGGACAGTCGGTATTCCAGCTGTTTACAACGAGATAAGGCTTGAAGAGGTGCCAGAAATGGGCTATGACCCATTGGGTGAAAATCCAGCAGGCGAGATATGTATAAGAGGAAAATGTCTGTTTTCTGGGTATTACAAGAACCCTGAACTCACTAACGAAGTCATGAAAGATGGATGGTTCCATACAGGTGACTAGTTTAAAAAGTTAGGATTCgattgttttgattttggaTTCTTATCACCGTTATTGGTGTTGTGCTATCAACAGGAGATATAGGTGAGATTCTTCCAAACGGAGTACTCAGGATCATCGACCGTAAGAAGAATCTGATTAAACTCTCTCAAGGAGAATATGTTGCTCTCGAGCATCTGGAAAGCATCTACGGACAAAACCCTATTGTCAAAGATGTGAGTTTTCCAACTCTTTCTTGTCTGCAAGCATCGTCTAGAGTTTTCTTCAATTAATCTCTTTTGGTTGCTAAATTCTTCTCAGATATGGGTTTATGGAGACAGCTTCAAATCTATGCTAGTCGCCGTGATTGTTCCAAATCAAGAAACCGTGAACAGGTGGGCTAAGGGATTCGGCTATACTAAACCATTTGAAGAACTATGTTCTCTCTCGGAGCTACAAGAGCACATCCTCTTAGAACTGAAGTCCACGGCAGAAAAGAACATGGTTTGTTTGATGTTGTCTAAAATCATTATTCTTTTGgtgatatatcatatatctaAATAGTAACTattatataatgttattttgtGGATGtgaaaaaaattgataataGCTAAGCAAGTTTGAGTACATTAAAGCGGTGACGATGGAGACAAAACCTTTCGACATCGAGAGAGGCCTAGTGACTGCGACGCTCAAGAACCAGAGGAAAAATCTTCTCAAGTTCTATCAGGTTTCAATATAATCTCaattttactttaattttttttagattattttattgCTGAAGCTACATATTTTCAACCATTAAACATGTTAACGTTCCATTATATAGGTAGAAATCGAAGAAATGTACCGAAAATTGGCGTCAAAGAGGAGCTAAAATTATTGAGATATTTGTGCTACTTATATATTATTACGTTACATATAGCCAAACATGAAAACGAACACTATATGCTTTgtgtaataaattattttatgtttcatggccatataaattgtttgttttctctttatGTAATAACAAAGTCTATGACTGGCTGTTTATTTTCGTGGATAGTACTTGTTCTGATATAGTATCcgttaataaaaatcaatataagaGGGAATAAAATGGATTGGATAACATAAGAGCCCAAACAATATACTATACTGAATCAATAAGAGCCTCGATAATCAATAAACTTGCTCTCTAGACAAAATCCACTATCCGGATTGGTACACCTTGAGTTTATAAATTTACTATACTGAATCCCAATATTCATGTTACTAATGAGCAAAGGTTGTAAGTTGTTACTTCCTTGGACCAATAGGTTTCTTTAAGTTTGTCTTTTAGTTATTCACTTTTAAGCCATCAAGAGTTTAGGTACTTTTGCTTTCGGTTGCAGTCGTGCCATTGTTTCGGACAATGATTGTGTACCTTCGGTTTGGGATTACCACTCACCGTAAAGGTCAATACAGACATGCTAAAGCCAATGGCGTTGCTATGCACTCACTagacaaaaagacaaaaagttGTATTACCTCATAAGATTGTTTCGTCTTTTTTATTgaagattctctctctctcacacacacacatggCTGCAAAAATAACAAACAGACGAAGAGGAAAAAAGTTGAATTTGCATGGTAACTTGTTTCTCTgcttttcacttttttttttgtatatttctttgtGGGATTTGGTTTTCTACCTTTTTCCAACAAGTCTACGCACTTAGGGGACAACACAAACTTCGATTTTTATTGACTTATTTCTGTGTTTCAGGCATTGGATCCACGGTTCACCGTGGGTTTACGTTTTTCTCATCAATATTTTTACAAAGACAAAAATGTATGttctttaaattatttattttgtaaatagcCTCTTAAATATAAACACATAcgaaagaaaaacaattattttttcacAGGTACATGTACATTGTAGAAGAAAAAAGgataaaacaaaacatcaatCAAATCGTGGTAGTAGATTGTCACACATATTTTGAAAGCGCCCGCCCGTCTTGAATTATGAATGAAATTTTAAGTTCTGAACAACTCCAACCATTAATAACATCAAATTTAGtgttttaatattaaactttattttttatatacaattaCAATACTAAAttctacaccaaaactatatatatttgtaatactgatatttaattatttttaattaactattttacagaatttagattttatatttatttattaaaagttgGTAactttgtgttttattttagctagtttatatattaatttattttatgtaattatattttaaattaaaatattttatatataaaatggaaAGTGCATAATAAATGTTTGAAcagtttgaaaataaaaatatataacaggAGATagatctattttaaaattaaaattattaataatttacatataattcaataaaataataaaatatatcattttagtttttttggaaAATGGCTTATCATTTTAGTATTTGATGTGACAAATATTGTTACATTAAATTTGATGTAATACTgttcacaaaatacttatggtgAAATGTTGTTATTCTAACTATTTTATTAGAGATAAAGTTACATAAATTTGGTGTTTTATGTTTAATTGAAGTTGGTTTAAGCACGTTTAAATCAACTAGAAGAGAAATATCGAGTCTTAATCACATTTCTTAGCTTTGATGGTTGTGAAAATACCAGTGAAGAGTGTAATTTCTCTTTATATTCgttttggatattaaaatgtTTAGAAGTAACTGAAAATAGCAAACGACATAACACGGTACTGCACACGTCTTTTTCTTCACCGCGTGGTGCAATCATGAAACAGCACGACCAACAAAAGCGGTAAATAAAGTTACAAAAGcgataaataattaaaagaaatcgGAACGTAGATCAAAACACAGAAATTAGTAGGTAGAAGTAGTTGAGTTTATGCTTCCAACTTCGCATTAACTTCTTCTTTAGTTATCTTGCTTAAGTGAAAGTTAATTTTACAGATTCCAAGACAAAAAAATGAAGCGAGACAACGTATAAAAATCCTAAAAGCATTAATTGACACTGTCTTTGAGTAGTGTTAGAGTAACCTGAAACCCTAGAACGCATTAGAACCGCGGATTTCGATTTTACTTTTAAAGATCCAGAAACTACAAAGCCTAGCTGATGAACGATAGAACACAGAGTTCTTTTTCAAATGAACATAGAGACGTAGAGTATGCAACCCCCATGTAATAAGAAAATTCTTAAAAGACGaccatatatattaatatagtaatatatatactcGTTGCACAAAAAAGAAGTAATATATATACTCTCAGAATGAAAAATAGTTATCACTATTATCGTTACTATACACATAACGACAGAATTATTAGGCGATTTAATGTGCGAATcatattatacaaaattttgtTAGACTGATTGGCAATTCATGTTAACTATGCTAGTGCAACCAATTAACTACTAatgttttttgttattatataatttgcagtaaattaaaaatttcttgTTATTCTATGGTTT is a genomic window containing:
- the LOC108810326 gene encoding long chain acyl-CoA synthetase 1-like, whose translation is MEACAAHALISVPLYDTLGAGAVDYIVNHAEIDFVFVQNTKIKRLFEPDCTSAKRLKAVVSFTNVSEEHSHKASEIGVKAYSWLDFLLMGREKPEETNPPKPSNVCTIMYTSGTSGEPKGVVLTHEAAATCVIGIDLCMDQFEDKMTPDDVYISFLPLAHILDRANEEYFFRNGASVGYYHGDLNALHDDIQELKPTFIAGVPRVFERIYEGIQKALQELNPRRRLIFYALYKYKLAWMNRGYSHSKASPMADFLAFRKIRKQLGGRLRLLVSGGAPLSPEIEEFLRVTSCCFVIQGYGLTETLGGTTLGYPDEMCMLGTVGIPAVYNEIRLEEVPEMGYDPLGENPAGEICIRGKCLFSGYYKNPELTNEVMKDGWFHTGDIGEILPNGVLRIIDRKKNLIKLSQGEYVALEHLESIYGQNPIVKDIWVYGDSFKSMLVAVIVPNQETVNRWAKGFGYTKPFEELCSLSELQEHILLELKSTAEKNMLSKFEYIKAVTMETKPFDIERGLVTATLKNQRKNLLKFYQVEIEEMYRKLASKRS